The following proteins are encoded in a genomic region of Cryptomeria japonica chromosome 11, Sugi_1.0, whole genome shotgun sequence:
- the LOC131041062 gene encoding putative UDP-rhamnose:rhamnosyltransferase 1, with the protein MADHRQLHVVMFPWLAHGHITPYLDLAKGLLSHGLRISFLSTPLNIARIKKQSVPGIELVEIPLPSVDGLPSGVESTAGLSEIGRTDLVPLLIQAIDLCEEPLGALLKLLSPNFVIHDPLLYWIPRVAKKKDIPTINLMVVNMAAMSFTIGQVRQGLPEIPTAEDLTVPPLRFPSLAVRRRLFETRKDLPLYQNKRHNICDDLTFMDRLSLSVEESWATPCNTCRELDGKFVDYFQRITGRLMFPVGISMPSLPLRPDADRCLAWLDKQPARSVVFASFGSECVFTVQELGALLLGLEECKIPFLCVLLGNAAAELQQGIDDSTHGRGLVVTEWAPQLHILTHPSTGAFLSHCGWNSVTEGLRFGLPFVALPIQYEQGITARLIAKDLKLGVEVRRNEEDGSFTKEDVAKAVRAVMVEEEGKRMKSNLEEISRVLTSNDCQVRRTNISNFVSALKDKASSKQTV; encoded by the coding sequence ATGGCAGATCATCGCCAGCTTCATGTGGTGATGTTCCCTTGGCTTGCACATGGCCATATAACACCCTACCTAGACCTAGCCAAGGGCCTCCTCTCTCATGGCCTCAGAATTTCCTTCCTCTCCACTCCGCTTAACATTGCACGGATAAAAAAACAGAGTGTGCCTGGAATTGAGCTGGTGGAGATCCCATTGCCATCTGTGGATGGCCTGCCCTCAGGCGTCGAGTCCACCGCAGGTTTATCAGAGATAGGAAGAACAGACTTAGTGCCGCTGCTCATCCAAGCGATAGATCTTTGCGAGGAGCCCTTAGGTGCGCTCCTGAAACTGCTTTCCCCAAATTTTGTCATACATGATCCGCTGTTGTACTGGATTCCTCGGGTTGCCAAAAAAAAGGACATTCCCACTATAAATCTCATGGTGGTTAACATGGCTGCCATGAGTTTCACAATAGGGCAGGTAAGGCAGGGATTGCCCGAAATCCCGACGGCCGAGGATCTGACTGTACCGCCACTCAGATTTCCCTCATTGGCCGTCCGCCGCCGACTCTTTGAAACCCGGAAGGATCTGCCGTTGTATCAAAACAAGCGGCATAACATTTGTGATGACCTCACCTTCATGGACCGCCTTTCCCTGTCTGTGGAAGAAAGCTGGGCAACGCCTTGCAATACATGCCGAGAGTTGGATGGGAAATTTGTGGACTATTTTCAAAGAATCACCGGGCGGTTAATGTTTCCCGTGGGGATTTCCATGCCCAGCCTGCCGCTGCGGCCTGATGCAGACCGTTGCTTGGCCTGGCTGGACAAGCAACCTGCTCGTTCTGTGGTGTTTGCGTCCTTCGGAAGTGAATGCGTTTTCACCGTCCAAGAGCTCGGTGCTCTCCTGTTGGGTTTGGAGGAATGTAAAATTCCGTTCCTATGTGTTCTTCTTGGCAATGCAGCAGCTGAGTTACAACAAGGCATAGATGATAGCACCCATGGCAGAGGACTCGTTGTTACAGAGTGGGCGCCTCAGTTGCATATCTTGACCCATCCTTCCACTGGAGCTTTTCTTTCACATTGTGGCTGGAATTCTGTGACTGAAGGCCTGAGGTTTGGACTGCCTTTTGTTGCTCTTCCAATCCAGTACGAGCAGGGCATAACTGCAAGACTAATTGCTAAGGATTTGAAGTTAGGAGTGGAGGTTAGAAGAAACGAGGAGGATGGTTCTTTCACTAAGGAAGACGTAGCTAAAGCTGTCAGAGCTGTGATGGTGGAGGAAGAAGGCAAGCGAATGAAATCCAATCTTGAGGAAATTAGTAGGGTGCTGACCAGTAACGATTGCCAAGTCCGTCGAACAAACATCAGCAACTTTGTCTCTGCGCTCAAGGACAAAGCCTCCAGCAAACAAACTGTCTGA